From Drosophila yakuba strain Tai18E2 chromosome 2L, Prin_Dyak_Tai18E2_2.1, whole genome shotgun sequence, one genomic window encodes:
- the LOC6528152 gene encoding T-box protein H15, which translates to MLVGSHPYLCNGVPAAPANTAPNASGQTTTTASKSAAGSATDFSIAAIMAREDASSRESSIRSASPISVEDEVDVDVVDCSDAEEPPTKARRLNHHPHHQHHQHHQHHQHHHNNNNNNNVAHKSRNSGGAAAQTASAETQLNTSSTSSQGRCSTPPQSPGTEDSEERLTPEPVQKAPKIVGSCNCDDLKPVQCHLETKELWDRFHDLGTEMIITKTGRRMFPTVRVSFSGPLRQIQPADRYAVLMDIIPMDSKRYRYAYHRSAWLVAGKADPAPPARLYAHPDSPFSCEALRKQVISFEKVKLTNNEMDKNGQIVLNSMHRYQPRIHLVRLSHGQSIPSNPKELQDLDHKTYVFPETVFTAVTAYQNQLITKLKIDSNPFAKGFRDSSRLTDFDRDPMEALLLEQQLRSPLRLFPDPLMQQFAAQGDPSSMALFEKARQHLQMFGGNSPYAQLMMPQMYQAAAAAAGPPPPPPGLGAFHMFQQQWPQLTAGFLASANQQAAAAQAAAQAQAQAQAAAAAMAANRTPPPPPTASTPSSTSSGSPSPDMRPRQYQRFSPYQLPGGQGPPSSAAGSPPTVTASRSPAH; encoded by the exons ATGCTGGTTGGATCGCATCCGTATTTGTGCAACGGCGTGCCCGCCGCCCCCGCAAATACCGCTCCAAATGCCAGTGGACAGACCACAACAACGGCCAGCAAAAGTGCCGCCGGCTCAGCGACGGACTTCTCCATCGCCGCCATCATGGCTCGCGAAGATGCCTCCAGTCGGGAGTCCTCCATCCGCAGTGCAA GTCCCATTTCGGTGGAGGATGAGGTTGACGTTGATGTGGTCGACTGCAGCGATGCCGAGGAGCCACCAACTAAGGCGCGTCGTTTGAACCACCAtccgcaccaccagcaccaccagcaccaccagcatcaccagcaccaccacaataacaacaacaataataatgtGGCACACAAGAGTCGCAACAGCGGTGGCGCCGCGGCACAAACAGCTTCCGCCGAAACCCAATTGAAcaccagctccaccagcagcCAAGGACGCTGCTCCACACCGCCCCAATCCCCGGGAACGGAGGACAGTGAGGAGCGTTTAACACCGGAACCGGTGCAGAAGGCACCCAAAATTGTCGGCTCCTGCAATTGCGACGATCTGAAGCCGGTGCAGTGCCACCTGGAGACCAAAGAGCTGTGGGATCGCTTTCACGACCTCGGCACCGAGATGATCATCACCAAAACGGGCAG ACGCATGTTCCCCACTGTGCGCGTCAGTTTCTCGGGTCCGCTGAGGCAAATCCAGCCCGCCGATCGCTACGCCGTCCTCATGGACATCATCCCCATGGACTCGAAGCGGTATCGCTACGCCTACCATCGGTCCGCCTGGCTGGTGGCCGGCAAGGCCGACCCCGCCCCCCCAGCCCGCCTCTACGCCCATCCCGACAGTCCCTTCAGCTGCGAGGCGCTCCGCAAACAAGTTATCTCCTTCGAGAAGGTGAAGCTGACTAATAACGAAATGGATAAGAACGGACAG ATCGTTTTGAACTCGATGCATCGCTACCAGCCCAGAATTCACTTGGTGCGTTTGAGCCACGGCCAGAGCATTCCGTCGAATCCCAAGGAACTGCAGGACTTGGACCACAAGACCTACGTGTTTCCGGAAACGGTATTCACGGCGGTGACGGCCTATCAGAATCAGCTGATCACCAAGCTGAAGATCGATTCGAATCCGTTCGCCAAGGGCTTCCGCGACTCCTCCCGCCTCACCGACTTCGATCGCGATCCCATGGaggcgctgctgctggagcagcAACTCCGCTCGCCACTGCGTCTCTTTCCCGATCCGCTGATGCAACAGTTCGCCGCCCAGGGTGATCCCTCCTCGATGGCGCTGTTCGAGAAGGCGCGCCAGCACCTGCAAATGTTCGGCGGCAATTCCCCCTACGCCCAGCTGATGATGCCGCAAATGTACcaagcggcggcagcggcagccggACCACCACCCCCGCCCCCGGGCCTGGGCGCCTTCCACATGTTCCAGCAGCAGTGGCCCCAACTTACCGCCGGCTTTCTGGCCAGCGCCAATCAGCAAGCTGCCGCCGCCCAAGCCGCCGCTCAGGCTCAAGCGCAAGCGCAGGCGGCCGCCGCAGCAATGGCCGCCAACCGgacgcccccgcccccgcccacCGCATCCACGCCCTCGTCGACGTCCTCAGGATCGCCGTCGCCCGATATGCGACCGCGCCAGTATCAGCGGTTCAGTCCGTACCAACTGCCAGGCGGCCAGGGGCCGCCCTCCTCGGCCGCCGGCTCGCCGCCCACGGTCACCGCCTCCCGCAGCCCCGCCCACTAA